The following are encoded in a window of Phaeodactylum tricornutum CCAP 1055/1 chromosome 29, whole genome shotgun sequence genomic DNA:
- a CDS encoding predicted protein, with translation HDHEISTTYTLGELWEFGNGIDDNPILIAVLGRVYDVSAGERFYGETGPYHVFAGRDVTYALG, from the coding sequence CACGATCACGAAATCAGTACCACCTATACGCTAGGGGAATTGTGGGAATTCGGCAACGGAATAGACGACAATCCCATTCTGATTGCTGTTCTGGGACGGGTGTACGACGTTTCGGCTGGGGAACGCTTTTACGGCGAAACTGGCCCGTACCACGTCTTTGCCGGACGCGACGTCACCTACGCTCTAGGG